ATATATCCATTGTGAAAAAATTCACAATGGATATAATGTGAACAAATTTATGATTTTTTATTTATAAAATTGCACATAAAATATTGTGAAGTTTATTTTTGAAAATTAAGCAATAAATGAGGGATAGGAGCTATCTATTGTAGCGGATAGCTCCCTTAGTAAACAGGTTCATGTATGTTCTTTAAGTTCATATGTATGTTCCTTATTATTTCTCTGGTTTTATATAAGGAACAACTTGTGCAGTAACCCCTACAGAAGCACCGCGAATAAAGTCTTGGTTTTCTAATACCTTAAAGTTTTCTGTTTTTCCTGTTAGCATAACACCTAAAATTTTCACTTGATCGAATGGTTTGCCCTTGTTTGATTTTAAAAACTTCTGCATATCTTTGTCATGTCCATCGTCATCGTATTGGTTAAGTGAATCAATGAACTCTTTGTATGCTTCTTCAGGGGACTTGTCTGGATTGAATCCGTAAACAGGCATACCGGCAGGACCTCTACTTTCATCTCTAATAGGTGAGACCATATATAGCCATACGATATTTAAGTTATCTGGTATTTTTGTTTGAATTTCTTTTAATGTATATGGTTGATCGAAAGAGATGGCGACTTCCGCAACATAGTTTTCCATTTTGGAAACTGCACTTAATTCATTTTTGACTCCATCGTAATATTCCTTGATGTCCGGATTATAAAATGTAGCAACTTTATTTTTCGTTTGTTTATCGTAATTATAAGACTCTGTATTAGACCTCCCCCAATGAGTTCCTGGTATTACCTCATTGTAATCGATGTTAGAGCGAAACCAATCGTAAGGGCTTGTCAGTGTATTCCATTTTACTACGTAACCATTAATATTTTTAGAACGATTTGATGTAATATTGCCGCCAAACATAGAGGAGTTACTCGTTACTTGAGAATCAATTTGTACATTCGGTTCTGCAATTGAATTATATAAAAAGAGTTGTTCGTGAAGCCTCATAGAGCCTTTCGCTGCGAAGTAATTACCAACCTTATAAATGATAGGGATAAGCATGATTACAACGATAATAGAAGTAATGATGTTTTTAAATAACTGTTTCCTTTT
This Bacillus paramycoides DNA region includes the following protein-coding sequences:
- a CDS encoding sigma factor regulator N-terminal domain-containing protein: MDTSLKGALKKAKRKQLFKNIITSIIVVIMLIPIIYKVGNYFAAKGSMRLHEQLFLYNSIAEPNVQIDSQVTSNSSMFGGNITSNRSKNINGYVVKWNTLTSPYDWFRSNIDYNEVIPGTHWGRSNTESYNYDKQTKNKVATFYNPDIKEYYDGVKNELSAVSKMENYVAEVAISFDQPYTLKEIQTKIPDNLNIVWLYMVSPIRDESRGPAGMPVYGFNPDKSPEEAYKEFIDSLNQYDDDGHDKDMQKFLKSNKGKPFDQVKILGVMLTGKTENFKVLENQDFIRGASVGVTAQVVPYIKPEK